The following coding sequences are from one Musa acuminata AAA Group cultivar baxijiao chromosome BXJ1-6, Cavendish_Baxijiao_AAA, whole genome shotgun sequence window:
- the LOC135676382 gene encoding BTB/POZ and MATH domain-containing protein 1-like, with amino-acid sequence MGSGRVCGGGTFARPFSSSSSSPHLSAPPGPPTETASTSVTDTVNGSHHFKIDGYSLLKGMGIGKYTASDTFTVGGYDWAIYFYPDGKSLEDGATYVSLFIALASEGTDVRALFELTLLDQSGKEQHKVHSHFGRTLEGGPYTLKYRGSMWGYKRFFRRTALETSEYLKDDCLLVNCSVGVVRSRTEGPKVYTIAVPPPNIAQHFGQLLESGRGTDISFEVDGEIFNAHKLVLAARSPVFRAQLFGPMKDSNTHCIKIEDMEAPVFKALLHFIYWDSLPDMEEFTGLNAKCASTLMSQHLLAAADCYALDRLKLLCEVKLCEDVAINTVATTLALAEQHHCIQLKSVCLKFVALPENLRAVMQTEGFEYLKVSCPSILTELLQYVARIGEISSVSNVCANDALDGCDITGRRVKPRI; translated from the exons ATGGGTAGCGGTAGGGTATGCGGAGGAGGAACCTTCGCCCGGCCGTTCTCGTCCTCATCCTCGTCGCCGCACCTCTCGGCCCCTCCCGGGCCGCCGACGGAGACGGCGTCGACGTCAGTTACCGACACGGTGAACGGCTCGCACCACTTCAAGATCGATGGGTATTCGCTGCTCAAGGGGATGGGCATCGGCAAGTACACGGCGTCGGACACGTTCACGGTGGGCGGTTATGACTGGGCCATCTACTTCTACCCCGACGGGAAAAGCTTGGAGGACGGCGCCACGTACGTGTCGCTGTTCATCGCGCTGGCGAGCGAGGGGACCGACGTCAGGGCGCTTTTCGAGTTGACGCTTCTGGATCAAAGCGGGAAGGAGCAGCACAAGGTCCATAGCCACTTCGGGAGGACGCTCGAGGGTGGCCCCTACACTCTCAAGTACCGCGGCAGCATGTG GGGCTATAAGCGTTTCTTCAGAAGAACTGCTTTGGAGACATCAGAGTATCTTAAAGATGATTGTCTTCTGGTTAATTGTAGCGTTGGTGTTGTTAGATCACGCACCGAAGGACCCAAGGTTTACACcatagcagtgccaccacctaatatAGCTCAGCATTTTGGACAGCTTTTAGAGAGTGGAAGGGGAACTGATATAAGTTTTGAAGTTGATGGTGAGATTTTCAATGCCCACAAGTTGGTACTTGCAGCTCGATCACCTGTGTTCAGGGCACAATTATTTGGTCCAATGAAAGACAGCAACACGCATTGCATAAAGATTGAAGATATGGAAGCTCCAGTTTTTAAG GCTCTACTCCATTTCATATACTGGGATTCTCTACCTGACATGGAAGAATTTACTGGTCTGAATGCAAAGTGTGCTTCCACTTTGATGTCTCAACATTTGCTTGCTGCTGCTGACTGCTATGCGTTGGATAGGCTTAAATTACTATGTGAAGTCAAGTTATGTGAGGATGTTGCTATAAATACAGTGGCCACTACCTTAGCTCTGGCTGAGCAGCACCACTGTATTCAGCTCAAATCTGTTTGTCTCAAATTTGTTGCATTGCCTGAAAATTTGAGAG CTGTGATGCAAACCGAGGGATTTGAATACTTGAAGGTCAGTTGTCCATCTATTCTGACGGAGCTCTTGCAGTATGTTGCTAGGATTGGTGAAATTTCATCAGTTTCCAATGTATGTGCAAATGATGCACTTGACGGCTGTGATATAACGGGTAGACGGGTCAAGCCTCGGATCTGA